One Cervus canadensis isolate Bull #8, Minnesota chromosome 1, ASM1932006v1, whole genome shotgun sequence genomic window carries:
- the DVL2 gene encoding segment polarity protein dishevelled homolog DVL-2 isoform X5: MAGSGAGGGGVGETKVIYHLDEEETPYLVKIPVPAERITLGDFKSVLQRPAGAKYFFKSMDQDFGVVKEEISDDNARLPCFNGRVVSWLVSSDNPQPEMAPPAHEPRTDLAPPPPPLPPLPPERTSGIGDSRPPSFHPNVSSSRENLEPETETESVVSLRRERPRRRDSSEHGAGGHRPSGPSRLERHLAGYESSSTLMTSELESTSLGDSDEDDTMSSRFSSSTEQSSASRLLKRHRRRRKQRPPRLERASSFSSVTDSTMSLNIITVTLNMEKYNFLGISIVGQSNERGDGGIYIGSIMKGGAVAADGRIEPGDMLLQVNDMNFENMSNDDAVRVLRDIVHKPGPIVLTVAKCWDPSPQAYFTLPRNEPIQPIDPAAWVSHSAALTGTFPAYPGSSSMSTITSGSSLPDGCEGRGLSIHTDMASVTKAMAAPESGLEVRDRMWLKITIPNAFLGSDVVDWLYHHVEGFPERREARKYASGLLKAGLIRHTVNKITFSEQCYYVFGDLSGGCESYLVNLSLNDNDGSSGASDQDTLAPLPGATPWPLLPTFSYQYPAPHPYSPQPPPYHELSSYTYGGGSASSQHSEGSRSSGSTRSDGGAGRTGRPEDRAPESKSGSGSESEPSSRGGSLRRGGEAGGTGDGGPPPSRGSSGGAPNLRAHPGLHPYGPPPGMALPYNPMMVVMMPPPPPPVPPAVQPPGAPPVRDLGSVPPELTASRQSFHMAMGNPSEFFVDVM; the protein is encoded by the exons ATGGCGGGCAGCGGCGCGGGGGGCGGTGGTGTTGGGGAGACGAAGGTGATTTACCACCTGGATGAAGAAGAGACTCCTTACCTGGTGAAGATCCCCGTCCCCGCCGAGCGCATCACCCTCGGAGATTTCAAGAGCGTCTTGCAGCGGCCCGCGGGCGCCAAGTACTTTTTCAAGTCTATGGATCAGGATTTCGG GGTGGTGAAGGAAGAGATTTCAGATGACAATGCCCGCCTTCCCTGCTTCAACGGAAGGGTAGTATCCTGG CTAGTGTCATCAGATAACCCCCAACCTGAGATGGCGCCCCCAGCCCATGAGCCTCGGACAGACCTGgcgcctccacccccacctctgccccctctGCCACCAGAGAGGACCAGTGGCATTGGGGACTCCAGGCCTCCATCTTTCCA CCCTAATGTGTCCAGCAGCCGGGAAAACCTGGAGCCCGAGACAGAAACAGAGTCAGTGGTGTCTCTGAGGCGGGAGCGGCCTCGCAGGCGAGACAGCAGTGAGCATGGCG CGGGGGGCCACAGACCCAGTGGCCCCTCCAGGCTGGAGCGCCACCTGGCGGGGTATGAGAGctcctccaccctcatgaccagTGAGCTGGAGAGCACCAGCCTGGGCGACTCGGACGAGGATGACACCATGAGCAG CAGGTTCAGCAGCTCCACGGAGCAGAGCAGCGCCTCCCGCCTCCTCAAGCGCCACCGGCGGCGGAGGAAACAGCGGCCACCCCGCCTGGAGAGG GCCTCGTCCTTCAGCAGCGTCACCGATTCCACTATGTCTCTCAACATCATCACAGTCACGCTCAACATGG AAAAGTACAACTTCCTAGGCATCTCTATTGTGGGCCAGAGCAATGAGAGGGGAGACGGTGGCATCTACATTGGCTCCATCATGAAGGGTGGGGCTGTGGCAGCCGATGGGCGCATCGAACCCGGGGACATGCTTTTGCAG GTGAACGACATGAACTTTGAGAACATGAGCAACGATGATGCGGTGCGGGTGCTGAGGGACATCGTGCACAAGCCAGG CCCCATCGTGCTGACAGTGGCCAAATGCTGGGATCCCTCTCCCCAGGCCTACTTCACTCTCCCCCGAA ATGAGCCCATCCAGCCGATTGACCCTGCTGCCTGGGTCTCACACTCTGCTGCGCTGACTGGCACCTTCCCAGCTTatccaggctcctcgtccatgagTACTATCACCTCTGGGTCCTCTCTTCCTGATG GCTGTGAGGGCCGGGGCCTCTCCATCCACACAGACATGGCGTCTGTGACCAAGGCCATGGCTGCTCCAGAATCGGGATTGGAAGTTCGGGACCGCATGTGGCTCAAGATTACCATCCCTAACGCCTTCCTGG GCTCGGACGTGGTGGACTGGCTGTACCATCACGTGGAGGGCTTTCCTGAGCGGCGGGAGGCCCGGAAGTACGCCAGTGGGCTGCTCAAGGCAGGCCTCATCCGGCACACTGTGAACAAGATCACCTTCTCTGAGCAGTGCTATTACGTCTTCGGAGACCTCAGTGGTGGCTGTGAGAGCT ACCTAGTCAACCTGTCTCTTAATGACAATGATGGCTCCAGTGGTGCTTCGGACCAGGACACTTTGGCTCCTCTGCCTGGGGCCACCCCCTGGCCCCTGCTGCCCACTTTCTCATACCAGTACCCAGCCCCTCACCCATACAGTCCTCAGCCGCCACCCTACCACGAGCTCTCATCCTACACCTACGGCGGAGGCAGTGCCAGCAGCCAGCACAGCGAGG ggaGCCGGAGCAGTGGGTCGACGCGAAGCGATGGGGGGGCGGGGCGCACGGGGAGGCCTGAGGATCGGGCCCCTGAGTCCAAGTCCGGCAGTGGCAGTGAGTCTGAGCCCTCCAGCCGGGGCGGCAGCCTTCGGCGGGGTGGGGAAGCTGGTGGGACTGGTGATGGGGGCCCTCCCCCATCCAGGGGCTCATCAGGGGGTGCTCCCAATCTCCGAGCCCACCCGGGGCTGCATCCCTATGGCCCACCTCCTGGTATGGCCCTCCCTTATAACCCCATGATGGTGGTCATGAtgccgccgcccccaccccctgtcCCTCCAGCAGTGCAGCCTCCAGGGGCCCCTCCAGTCCGAGACCTGGGCTCTGTGCCCCCAGAGTTGACCGCCAGCCGCCAAAGCTTCCACATGGCCATGGGCAACCCCAGTGAGTTCTTTGTGGATGTCATGTAG
- the DVL2 gene encoding segment polarity protein dishevelled homolog DVL-2 isoform X6 gives MAGSGAGGGGVGETKVIYHLDEEETPYLVKIPVPAERITLGDFKSVLQRPAGAKYFFKSMDQDFGVVKEEISDDNARLPCFNGRVVSWLVSSDNPQPEMAPPAHEPRTDLAPPPPPLPPLPPERTSGIGDSRPPSFHPNVSSSRENLEPETETESVVSLRRERPRRRDSSEHGAGGHRPSGPSRLERHLAGYESSSTLMTSELESTSLGDSDEDDTMSRFSSSTEQSSASRLLKRHRRRRKQRPPRLERASSFSSVTDSTMSLNIITVTLNMEKYNFLGISIVGQSNERGDGGIYIGSIMKGGAVAADGRIEPGDMLLQVNDMNFENMSNDDAVRVLRDIVHKPGPIVLTVAKCWDPSPQAYFTLPRNEPIQPIDPAAWVSHSAALTGTFPAYPGSSSMSTITSGSSLPDGCEGRGLSIHTDMASVTKAMAAPESGLEVRDRMWLKITIPNAFLGSDVVDWLYHHVEGFPERREARKYASGLLKAGLIRHTVNKITFSEQCYYVFGDLSGGCESYLVNLSLNDNDGSSGASDQDTLAPLPGATPWPLLPTFSYQYPAPHPYSPQPPPYHELSSYTYGGGSASSQHSEGSRSSGSTRSDGGAGRTGRPEDRAPESKSGSGSESEPSSRGGSLRRGGEAGGTGDGGPPPSRGSSGGAPNLRAHPGLHPYGPPPGMALPYNPMMVVMMPPPPPPVPPAVQPPGAPPVRDLGSVPPELTASRQSFHMAMGNPSEFFVDVM, from the exons ATGGCGGGCAGCGGCGCGGGGGGCGGTGGTGTTGGGGAGACGAAGGTGATTTACCACCTGGATGAAGAAGAGACTCCTTACCTGGTGAAGATCCCCGTCCCCGCCGAGCGCATCACCCTCGGAGATTTCAAGAGCGTCTTGCAGCGGCCCGCGGGCGCCAAGTACTTTTTCAAGTCTATGGATCAGGATTTCGG GGTGGTGAAGGAAGAGATTTCAGATGACAATGCCCGCCTTCCCTGCTTCAACGGAAGGGTAGTATCCTGG CTAGTGTCATCAGATAACCCCCAACCTGAGATGGCGCCCCCAGCCCATGAGCCTCGGACAGACCTGgcgcctccacccccacctctgccccctctGCCACCAGAGAGGACCAGTGGCATTGGGGACTCCAGGCCTCCATCTTTCCA CCCTAATGTGTCCAGCAGCCGGGAAAACCTGGAGCCCGAGACAGAAACAGAGTCAGTGGTGTCTCTGAGGCGGGAGCGGCCTCGCAGGCGAGACAGCAGTGAGCATGGCG CGGGGGGCCACAGACCCAGTGGCCCCTCCAGGCTGGAGCGCCACCTGGCGGGGTATGAGAGctcctccaccctcatgaccagTGAGCTGGAGAGCACCAGCCTGGGCGACTCGGACGAGGATGACACCATGAGCAG GTTCAGCAGCTCCACGGAGCAGAGCAGCGCCTCCCGCCTCCTCAAGCGCCACCGGCGGCGGAGGAAACAGCGGCCACCCCGCCTGGAGAGG GCCTCGTCCTTCAGCAGCGTCACCGATTCCACTATGTCTCTCAACATCATCACAGTCACGCTCAACATGG AAAAGTACAACTTCCTAGGCATCTCTATTGTGGGCCAGAGCAATGAGAGGGGAGACGGTGGCATCTACATTGGCTCCATCATGAAGGGTGGGGCTGTGGCAGCCGATGGGCGCATCGAACCCGGGGACATGCTTTTGCAG GTGAACGACATGAACTTTGAGAACATGAGCAACGATGATGCGGTGCGGGTGCTGAGGGACATCGTGCACAAGCCAGG CCCCATCGTGCTGACAGTGGCCAAATGCTGGGATCCCTCTCCCCAGGCCTACTTCACTCTCCCCCGAA ATGAGCCCATCCAGCCGATTGACCCTGCTGCCTGGGTCTCACACTCTGCTGCGCTGACTGGCACCTTCCCAGCTTatccaggctcctcgtccatgagTACTATCACCTCTGGGTCCTCTCTTCCTGATG GCTGTGAGGGCCGGGGCCTCTCCATCCACACAGACATGGCGTCTGTGACCAAGGCCATGGCTGCTCCAGAATCGGGATTGGAAGTTCGGGACCGCATGTGGCTCAAGATTACCATCCCTAACGCCTTCCTGG GCTCGGACGTGGTGGACTGGCTGTACCATCACGTGGAGGGCTTTCCTGAGCGGCGGGAGGCCCGGAAGTACGCCAGTGGGCTGCTCAAGGCAGGCCTCATCCGGCACACTGTGAACAAGATCACCTTCTCTGAGCAGTGCTATTACGTCTTCGGAGACCTCAGTGGTGGCTGTGAGAGCT ACCTAGTCAACCTGTCTCTTAATGACAATGATGGCTCCAGTGGTGCTTCGGACCAGGACACTTTGGCTCCTCTGCCTGGGGCCACCCCCTGGCCCCTGCTGCCCACTTTCTCATACCAGTACCCAGCCCCTCACCCATACAGTCCTCAGCCGCCACCCTACCACGAGCTCTCATCCTACACCTACGGCGGAGGCAGTGCCAGCAGCCAGCACAGCGAGG ggaGCCGGAGCAGTGGGTCGACGCGAAGCGATGGGGGGGCGGGGCGCACGGGGAGGCCTGAGGATCGGGCCCCTGAGTCCAAGTCCGGCAGTGGCAGTGAGTCTGAGCCCTCCAGCCGGGGCGGCAGCCTTCGGCGGGGTGGGGAAGCTGGTGGGACTGGTGATGGGGGCCCTCCCCCATCCAGGGGCTCATCAGGGGGTGCTCCCAATCTCCGAGCCCACCCGGGGCTGCATCCCTATGGCCCACCTCCTGGTATGGCCCTCCCTTATAACCCCATGATGGTGGTCATGAtgccgccgcccccaccccctgtcCCTCCAGCAGTGCAGCCTCCAGGGGCCCCTCCAGTCCGAGACCTGGGCTCTGTGCCCCCAGAGTTGACCGCCAGCCGCCAAAGCTTCCACATGGCCATGGGCAACCCCAGTGAGTTCTTTGTGGATGTCATGTAG